The sequence below is a genomic window from Colias croceus chromosome 11, ilColCroc2.1.
agaAACCTTCTTCTCTTATTTATTCTCACTCAATACAAGTTTTGATACTTTCTTTTTCTTAGCATCTTGCTCCTTCTTTTTCTCTTCTAAATAGGTCTTTTCCGGTATATCTGTCAGAATGGCCgatttacattttcttttattacttTGCTGTGACTTGCGTGGAGGTGCTTTTGGTGGTTTCAAAATAAGCGGGGATACGTTCAGAGTAGATTTTACACCACTAAGACCTGGTATCGCTAGGGGCTCCCGGGTTCTTACTCCACTTAGACCTGGTATCGCCAGGAGCTCATTGGGAACTTGATTCCTCATTGGGACGAGCTCATTGGGACAAAGATTCCCCTAGCATCGgactttctataaaattttctgGCGTTAGGATAGATGGACTACCAGCAGGTTCGTTAGGGCGATTTTCTGGTGTTGATTGAAAATTAACGGCTGAAACAAACAACCTCAAAACGCAAATAAAGTCAGCTCGCATACAGGGGGCTGGTTGTCACATGTGACAACCAGCCCCCGAAAATTTGTGACAACGAGCCCCATAACacgttttagaaaaataacattgaaacTAAATTCCGATCaatgaatatctaaaaaacaatactacgatattataaaacacatttcatTATCATCAAATGAACTGAAAGATTATTACTGTAAAACAAGAACGTATACTTACGAGGTTCGACACAGCAGcacaaaaatttacttttgctatgcgaaaacaataaacacgtgtgaggccctcacggcagatcggagcggtctgacgcgaagtggggacagcgttgtcactATATCGCTTTTGCCACGCTGTtcaacagacttattcgaTAGTTCAGTTTTGTGTTAAGACCGCTGAGACAACCAACCCGTGAGACAACCAAACCCGGTCTCccctatatatacatatatttactaattactatttaataacttattgcTCATCACAAAGTGATTTTAAACATACTTACAATTATGAGGAATAAACTCCTTTTGAattggattttttaaaattaacgtaTGAACTAATAGTTAAGTTGTTAGTTGTtttcaatatcaaaatatatcatgtactaatattatttgaccaataaatgattttttttaatagattgaAATCTTTGTATATTGGGAAGTCCATCTGCTTTATGATTATGTAtctactttatatttattatcatttgcGGAAGTTAACGAACAATTTTTCTAGctcaataaaagaaaaaatgctGAATATTTCAATTGTTTGATAGTTTTAAGATAATGGTTGTAAATGAATGTAGGAAATATCCCTATTGTATTAAATGTCTTTTGTAAAAAGATTTATTGACACTCGACTTGgtgttaattttttacttgCACAAATTGTagattttaagtaggtacttagtttGTAGTtgtaagataaaatataagcataGGTACTTGGTCAGGAATATCCGTccttctattatatttttaagaaataaaatttcttgTCACTtctaataatgaaaaattgaCTTTTTGTAATGTTTCGAGGGCCTTCAATAAGTGCCTATAGACtttatataataggtatttttaacgGTTCTAGTGGTCAAATATCTGTGcagtgtttataaatattataagtttaaataGATAAGTAGATTTAGATATtgcagaaatatttttaatgttatttctttttcaaaGTCGTATTTAtagctaaaaaaaaaactagactCGCAGTCAAAGTTATCAAacaaacgaaaaaaataaaataatatataataaaatgaaactataAAAGATTCATTCAAATGAACACCTTATTTCTTGTCAGTAATGTTCAAAGTCTATTACATCGCGCGTTATAAAACTCTGCCTTAATCTCTGTAAAAACGGGTAGGCAGAGTTTTAATTCCGacgtttttttattgtattgtgtttCTAGTTTTTCATTGTTAGTAGGTACGTTGACGTTCAAATACTACCTAGTCATCGTGTTATTCAATAAGAAAATAGATGAAATCATTGTAGTTATTTCAGATATGCTGTAGATTTTAGATTGAAAACCAACAATACTACGTAGATATTAGCAGTTCATATCTATAGATATCTATCtttggaaaataaaatgtgagctgcttaaaatattatatgaaatacaGAATGCTTTTTAAGTATTTCATGTTTTCTTGTATATCACATAAAAAGGATGAATCCTAATTGAATATCAATATGTCGCACCTTCGGTAGAACAAGGGCACAATTAcagtttttgcaattttacaggagagccattttaagatatttgtagtacttaatgtggtctagctatgataataattttttatggttGTTCTGCTTTGTATGACATaaactatatactatattctTTTAGGTGTAtcgtttacaaatattaaaaactgctagttttttttttaataatatttttttcttaagtagGTGTACATTTGTGCCCTTGTTCCACcaacaagaaaattaatttgtaaatatggccATATCTAAAgctttaagttaataattttggaatgataataacgtgtttttttgtataaatgttttattttcttaaacactTTAGAGAGCCGTAGTactttatcacaaaaatagaGATCAAAACTTACTAATCAGCCATTACACATCTTCAACAATCTGAAACTATTATGTTTCCTAACAAAATTCTTTGGaatcgctttaaaaattggaataatattatattaagataacagAACAAGAAAGAATCATAATTCAATTCCTtgacattaaataattcctcCTTTTTCgtggcattttttataaggctTATGTATTCTGCCGGAGTGCATATTGATATTGGGCCAGCTTTTTTTGCACGTTTTACATTCCAGAATGGACGGCATCGGCTTTATGCTGGGTCCCCTAATTTATGTATGATCGATTTTATAGGCAATGTGTTCAcagcaaaataatacattccaaaaacaaatttgaaaaagaaaaataattatttaggaataaatatcttactaatattattatttattatgtaaactcgaaagtttttgaggatAGATTTGTGGGTGTGAGGgtatgtttgttgtattttgattGGTAGTCCTATcgtttaaatttctaaaaaactaacttgtttttttgctCTCTACAGCAATTATcggaataaaatgttacttttaagACCATGGAGTATAACAAATCTTGGACAGACAAGGGCACAAATGTCTGAACGACTTTGTCCTcccaatttttaaatcgtaaaCTAGGCATAAGTGTGACAGATATGGCCTTGTCGTTCCagaaatcaaaaacattatagggcatatttacataaacgacGTTAGCGCTCCAAGTGACAGCTAGCTCAGTCCCCGCCGATGGCACAACTAACCAATGAGACTTTGTCTCGCCAagagagaaacaaaatagCGCCAAAATGACAACGCCACTATTTCAATCTGGCTGTTTTTTGTAGGAATTAAACGAATGTCTTTGTCCCTCCAGTTGAAAGGGcctttttaaagcatttctgcatatttaagtcattttggcaatttatgacaatagggaatatgcataaaattttaaatggcctaaaatatttttttctcgaatacttattatcgtaatattataatgaaaaggatttttttttatttactttttatttaaacccctaaaataatattcaaaaagtgCAAAATAAGTGAGCGAAATTCAAACGGCCAGAACGCGCCACCACTGGTCGAACGAAATGTGACGTCATTTGATACGACATTGTATGAATCATCACTCCATACTTCATAGTAAACACAAGGTAAACACCCACTGGTCGTGTCATGTGACGTCACGCAAAGCGCGCGCACAATGGCGGCGTTTGAACtgcttacattttttaaaagttttaaattgcatttttaaaaatatctagagtATTTTGAAgcccattaatatttttttctacgttataaaatagtaaactattaatttaagataaaaaagaaaaacatgaatattcCCCATTATGCCCTTGTTCTACCGAAGGTGCGatgtgttatttaaaattttctagtCTTGAATTGTCTGtgcttatttatttgttattgtataatttagtCATTATAATGTATGTTCTATTTATCTACCCAAGTATTGCAAtgtagtaaatataataatataaatgttgtagaattttttattgtatcaaaAAAGTTGAGAAGTACCTaaggatttaaaataaatgtgagGTACATACTTAGCTGGTTAATTATGACTATTTGAAGATGATTTTTTGAATGAAAGTTTTCCTTATTCTTAACTTTCATAGCTATTAACCATAGACAATTTTGAGTAGTTTAAAACTCAAAAAGGTATTTTCATGTACGAAGCCTGCAGGCAGCAGGAGTTGGTAAATATGTATCTACGTGTTATGAAAAcgtaaaatttgaataattttatcattcgtattaatatgataaatttGGCGAGTGTAAATTAGTTGCAATATACAATACCATTTATTTTAACCGTCGCTGTAATTTGTTAAAAGTATAAGCCGTTAGAGAGATGTTTTTGAAGACCTGAAAATCCAGTCTTGCCAAGTGGTTAGCAGCTGTTTCATTAAAAGCCTAGGCTCGTGATTAGACGGCGCAGCGTAATAAATATCCAAGGCAATTGATGAAACGGCTGATTTATTCAATTGGCTGCGACATGTATTTACTAATTATTGTCGTGTAGCGTGATTATGATATAATACTTGAATGTGTTATCTAtgatttgtgtttttattatatacttaccaTGCATTTGTAAAGGTTGTAATACTGTGGAGTTAGCTCAAATAAGCGAACTTTGTAGCATAGATGATGAATAAAAGAATATatcgtatttaatttttttttatttcttaatccTTTGAATAGTCATCAAATCTTGGAatgtattgaaattaaaaaaaaaagaaataattaacattttaattaatactgGTGTAACTTAAATTCACATTCTATCCTAATATGCATTAGCATATAATTAGGTAAGTTCTAcacaataaaaagaaaactgGTAGACTacttaatgtaatttattgcaaaaaatgtgtgcgtgtactagtgtacacacgtaaaaaatgaaacttctttatgaccttatttttcaaaaaataatttactatatgcaactttacataaatacgtcgaatcacgcgtggtaaggataagaaaaagatggcgcgtaacggaaaaagtcaggcgtaacgaaaaaatgttacaataattttttttccaactccgataaagaagtttcacttcaaaaaaaataatgtaatttctgaaaatactaatattacattttttcatGAACAATATTGGACATACATTAGGTACGTAAAATAACAAAGCcttgcaattttattatttgtatgtacAAGTCGTAAtctcttttttaatacttacacaataatatattctaccataattgtttataaatctCTTTTtctgttaaataatataacataaatcttatggacagatatatactgatactacatttaaattagtttttggttattttataaaaatagtttcattcaaatatttaactCTATGCCTCTATGTTCTATGAAAAAACCTCTAAAACGACTTGATGTATGACGGGCACACCTTAAAAACAAATTCGTCCATAAAATAACTTTGACGACTGACTAGAAATTGATTCCTacaatttgttttgtatttgatATTTGAATCGAAAAATATACTCGCCACCATAGCAATCGCCGCGTTAATATTCCCGCTCGGCAATGTTGGCAACACTGAACCATCTACTACATATAAATTGTCTATGCCTATCACTTTAAATGACGTATCTACTACTGCATTTTTTGTACCTGGCAAACCCATAGAACATGTACCAACAGGATGAAAACTTGATAAAGTTAAATGTCGAACATAACATTCCAAATATGAATTCGAAAAAAATTCATGATGTTGGCAACCCGGGAATGGATTGTCATTTAGATACGCGCCACTAGACACCATAGCCTCTGTAATcactaatttattaataaatttcacaGCTTCAATCAAAGTATTCACATCTTCCttattggtaaaatatttaggaTCTATCAATGGAGGTGTATAAGGGTCTTTATTTTGAATTCTAACTTTACCTCTGCTTTTTGGATGTAAAAGCGTCGCTAATACTGTAATCGCATGTTTATCGAACACTTTAGCGAAATAATTGTTCCATACATCCTCTTTTAGCATGAAACTCTTTCGTAAATGGCTCCCCTTATCTGAGCTAATGCCAACTGGCAACACCATGAATTCAATTTCAGGCTGAGTGCTATTTTTGGTGGATATAAAACCAATAGCTTCACAGCCTGGTGTTGTATATGGGCCTTTAccgaaaataaaatattgaaaaatatgccatggattataaatagtaaaagaATTGAGTGACAATGATTCATTAAAGAGCACCAAGTCTAAACCGGTTCCTATATGATCTTGCAAATTTTTTCCTACTGGCAATTCTTTAACTAACGGAATATCTAAAGAATTTAAAAGGGGCCCTGGTCCTATACCAGATAGTTGTAATATTTTAGGACTATTATATGTTCCAGCTGATAAAATCACACCTTTTTTGGCATATACCTTTTTATTGGCTAGTTGAACACCTTTAcacttattattatgaattaatagCTGTTCAACTATAGTATTAACTCTTACATActtattaactaaaatatcAGAAATAGCCCATCTCTTACCCTTAATTTGCGATAGGATTGGTTCACTAAAAC
It includes:
- the LOC123695795 gene encoding glucose dehydrogenase [FAD, quinone]-like, yielding MSPIHLFQFFLFSLCVHIFTVYIYVIYYIDLFYSIQDIESEYDFIIVGSGTAGSLIAHRLATETNHTFIVLEAGGKSNPLFEIPIFGPLLHGSVYDWQYETVRQDNACLAMVGNKCKHIQGRILGGSAKLNNMIHVKGNISHYVDWFHGKYSEQYIKEQFNFIENNILQLNKLQFSSELSSNILKAAKELGYEVNSDLKVGFSEPILSQIKGKRWAISDILVNKYVRVNTIVEQLLIHNNKCKGVQLANKKVYAKKGVILSAGTYNSPKILQLSGIGPGPLLNSLDIPLVKELPVGKNLQDHIGTGLDLVLFNESLSLNSFTIYNPWHIFQYFIFGKGPYTTPGCEAIGFISTKNSTQPEIEFMVLPVGISSDKGSHLRKSFMLKEDVWNNYFAKVFDKHAITVLATLLHPKSRGKVRIQNKDPYTPPLIDPKYFTNKEDVNTLIEAVKFINKLVITEAMVSSGAYLNDNPFPGCQHHEFFSNSYLECYVRHLTLSSFHPVGTCSMGLPGTKNAVVDTSFKVIGIDNLYVVDGSVLPTLPSGNINAAIAMVASIFFDSNIKYKTNCRNQFLVSRQSYFMDEFVFKVCPSYIKSF